Genomic segment of Gasterosteus aculeatus chromosome 4, fGasAcu3.hap1.1, whole genome shotgun sequence:
TCTTGATGAGTGGCAGGTTAAATACAGGTTGAAGACAATGCATTTACATTTCTGACAATTTGGATGGTTAATTGAGATGTGCACAACGCTCACAGAACTGACGAAACAGGTTTTACAATACATACGTACATTTATCCCTGAAAGACCTGTGGTGTTTAGTATCTTCTCCGTATTTAACCTGAAGTAATAAGATGATGATACAATTCCACGTATTCCATTTTCAAAAAGTGAGACGTCTCCGTGCCAAAAGTCTAATAACGGCTTACAAATCTGAATAACAAGGACccgagttcttttttttttttctcatgacgTTTTCAACCGATAGCGTGTCAGCGTCTTCACATGTGCCACACATGTCATTTGTAGCCCTTCAATATGACAAcaatattatatgtatataaatgttGAACATTTATAATGTCCTCTTGCTCCTTGAGATCTTGTGGAAGTTTAGATTATGTTCGGTTCCATGCAGTGCTGTATTATTCTAACTTGGTCGTCTCTGTGCACATTTCAGGCCCGACGTTGCCCATGGCGACGGTCGACATCAAAAGCCCAGAGATCAGCAATGCGCAACGTTTCCACAACTCTCAGGTGAACAACATCGTGCACTCGTCCTTccagaagagggagaaaaagggcaAGGCGAAGAAGAAGAGGCTCACCAAGGCGGACATCGGCACACCGAGCAACTTCCAGTGAGTCGGCACAGGCCTCttctggggggggtgggggaggctgAGCTCAGGTGACGGACGTGGGGGACCTGGTCACAGGGCGGTACTATACAATGAACCGACCTGACCGGCGGTGATGGTTCTCGCTTGAAGGGTTCATCCTTTAGGATCCGAGCAGTTTGTATGTACTCCTGGGACGTGAGTCCATGCGGATCGAGATACAAATCCAGAGTAAATGTTTGTGTACATGCAAACGCTGCATGACTGTGGATCTCTTAGGTCATGTAGACGTTGACGCAGTCTCCCTCTCGGCCATATTAATCCGGGCTGTTTTATTGAGAATTATAATCTTAGAGAGAATGTGGAGTGGGATTGGTGACGTGGGGAAATCTGTATTGTGCGTCCAGGAATAATCGGTGGTAGCTCTCATAGTTTTCTGGGAGATTCTGCAGTTTGCAGGTGGGCCATCTtggttaaacatttttttttaaagctgtttaTTGAACCTCAGCTTTTGTGTTACTTACAATGCATTTCTGTTCCGCTTActccttttatttgttttacttttatatgACATCACATGACCTCTTTTTGGCTCCTCTCACAGGCACGTCGGGCACGTAGGATGGGATCCAAATACAGGTTTTGATGTAAGTACAATCAAGAATGCCTTGTTTTTTCGGTGACCTCTCGATATTCTTAAAACATGGCACTTTGTTAATCTAGAATAATCTCACCTTGTAAATTACTTTTATATCAGCTCCATAATATTGAGCAGAGCTGTGAATGCTCAAGTCATCAGGAACGTTACACAAGGTGATTTAGGAGGGAAGTGAATGAACCCTAATTTGCATAATCCATGGACCCGTTCCCAAAAAAGCATCATAAATCTTTATGATGGACTGGATGATTAGGATGAGATCATGCGGGTCAAGGGACTTACTCTGCTGGCTaatgaaaaagatgaaattCAGGTGGTTTGGTTTCTTAAATGAATGCTTTCCAGGACTCATTTGAGATGGTGACGTCGGTTCTATGAGGCTTGCTCACCTTTAAAATCCTCAGGCTTGGATCTGGAGCACCGATGATGGGATTCTAAAATGTCCAGGGGATGTATTTTATAGTCTTTCCAGTTTCTCATTGTTCTTTACTCCACAGATACTGCAGATAACGTTATAACCCACCAAAGTGTAGTGTAACACCACACTCACATGTGAGGTCCACTTTAGTTCATGGTGGTAACAATGGATATAAGCAGTACTATAAGTACTGTGGCAAAAAATAAAGGCGAGTGTCATAATCTCACCGATGTATAGTTAAATAACCAGTATGCTGTATTATTTCTATTCCTCTTCCGACAGTTGAAGGGGAAACTTTTCTTATATAGTTCTTTATAATAATCAGAAACCCTTTGGCCAagctttttccatctttttattcatatttgggTTGATAAACGTTTTAACTATCTCCTTTGAAATGTCACTCCACACCACTAGGTGGCAGAATAATCACTAATATTATGGTCTCATTTCAAGCCGTCCTCATGCCCCAGAGTGTGGTATCATAAATGAttatgaagaagaaaacaaagttACTTCTTACATGGCTAACCTTCCCCGAATGGACAACAGCCCAATGAGAATaatcattaaattaaatgtaaaaaagttaaatgtcccttatttaatgaaatcacAACCTTTTTTAGGATAATAAACCCAAGCGTTTTCTTTCTCCAGTTGAATAACTTGGACCCGGAGCTGAAGTCTCTGTTTGATATGTGCGGCATCTCGGAGGCTCAGCTGAAGGACAAGGAGACCTCGAGGGCAATCTATGACTTCATCGAGAAGAAAGGAGGCGTAGAAGCTGTCAAAAACGAGCTGCGGAGAGAAGGTGAGGCATTTGGTAATAGCCTAGAGTAATGGAGGAAGCAAAGGATTtatcacattattttctttggACAAAAGAATGAATcgtctaaataaaaaaagataacatCCAAAACTTTAGCTTGGAAAGGTCCACAGTTGACTTTACTATTCTGGCTTTTTGCTAGACTTTTAAAAGGTGACTATAAATTTAATTGGTGTGATGGTTTTATCCCCAGGTCCGCCCAGGTGGATCGGTAGGTTTCTGTGCATGAGCCGTGCATGCAAAGTCGCACTGTAATACAACATGACAATTCGACTATAACGTGACTTTTTTTCAGTTCAGTGTTTGCTCTTTTACTCGTGTTCGAATAAGATTTGAATTTTTGTCTTTATCTTCTGAAGAGACTAAAACTCAGCTTTCGAGTTGAATGGTAGAAGGCTGCCCCCGGTGGTTTGATTGCATAACTGCATGATGCTTCGACACCAACAAGAACTGAGATTATGAGTTTTGACCGATTCGCCGAGAAGATTTTTTGCAGATTTATGCAGATGTTTGACTGATGTGCTTTAAATTCCTATGTGAACATCCAGACATTCGGTCCGTCCTCTCGTGAAGCCGTTCATTTGGATAAAACACGTGGAATGAATTCTGGATGTTTGTCGAGGCTGCAGTGGGAACTCCGCAGTGAAGATTCCATCTTTGCTCtcttaattaattattttctctctctccagctcctccgccccctccatcCAGAGGcggccctcctcccccacccccacaccacAGCTCTGCCCCACCGCCCCCGCCTCCAGCCAGGGGCCGAGGTGCcccgccacctcctcccccctccagagCTCCCATCTCtgcgccccctcctccccctccatcccgaCCGGGCATGTCCGCTCCGCCTCCCCCGCCCAGCCGCAGCtccctcccgccgccccctccgccAGCCCATGCCTCAATTTCGGTGGCGCCTCccccgccacctcctcctccctcattttCAAATCCATCCAGCGCAGgagccccgcctcccccccctcctcctccaccccctcctggGCCTCCGCCCCCTGGCCCCATGCTGCCCCCACAGGCTaacggaggggacggcggtCCGCCCTCAATCAGCCCGGGGGCGCTGCTGAGTCAGATCCGAGAAGGCGCCAACCTGAAGAAGGTGGAGCCGAAAGAGAGGCCGACGTCCACCGGCACGGGCAGGGACGCCCTCCTCGACCAAATCCGACAAGGAACCAAACTCAAAGCGGTCCGTAGACATTCGTCACACGCGCCCCATCAGAAATGTGCTCATCTTAACCCTTTGCTTTAACTCACGCTGGTATTTCTCTGCAGAGGGACGACAATACAGATTCAACCCCTTCCCCCGCGGCCGCGTCTGCAGGCATCGTGGGGGCCCTGATGGAGGTGATGCAGAAACGGAGCAAGGCCATTCATTCTTCAGGTACGAAACATTCAGCATCTACTTCGTCCTGAAATATGAAATACGATCTTCCTGTCATGCACGGTGGAAGTAGAGAGGGTGGGTAGTAGagagagagggtgcgctgggaaccgcagggctggcctgtaatgtaaaagtcaTCATTTATGCTGGCGCGTTaatcaaaagtgttttttaaatggagacGTTTATTCTTCCTCCTCAACAACCccgtggtttctttttttttctattttgagtCTGAGGAGGAAAGGGTTCTTCCCTTGATTCACAGAGCGTTAAAGTTAACTGTtgaacagaggggaaaaaactaTAGACATTCATGCTACAATTCATAATTTCAAACTTAATCTAGAGAAGTAAGCGTTTTGGAAATGGATATTGCTTTATTGCTAATACGGTAATTAGTTAgctattttgtattattatatattattatgtcgtattatttttgctgtttttgatATTCTTcatgtgcatctcttctacagaTGAGGACGataatgatgacgatgatgaggactttgaggatgatgatgaatggGAAGACTAGCAAtaattgttttgggttttttctcTGCCCTCTCAAACCCCTGGATGATTATGACACTAAGATGATTCGTCTCTCTATaaagaaatatttcatttcaaaaatTCTAAATGAAATGTTCCATCAATTTGCTGTATATGTTTGTTGCctttatgccttttttttttctcaatctgTGCAATACCTCATTTAGTCTGTAGATGTTTGTCAATCTCATATGTGAGACAGCCGTTTCTTTGTCTCCGTCACGTCTGTCTCTCCTGTGTCACCTCCATCTTGTCTTTTGATAGCAATATGTCTCATTTCGACGGTGTTCGGCCTTTTTGATTGATCTGCATTTCTTTCTCGTCCTCCCACCTTCCCTCGCCTCCATCTGTCACTCCGCCATCTTTCAGATCATCACTCATGTTCCCTCACTGTCACTCTCTCATGTTCCAATTTCACAGATGAATGTGTACAATTTCACATCGAAGTGTCTCTTGAACCTTTAGcgttaaatctttttttcttttcttcaatgACTTAGTCATCAATCGTGTCTTCATTGTTTgtcaggaggaaaacaaaattgAACTATTTTCATACCCTATTGCTCTCTAGTTTATTTTTACTTATTCAAATGAACCTAGTTTAGCACTCATATTTTCTTAAAACTGAgacgaagaaaaagaaaaatgctcttTTTGGAATATATAGCATCATTTGCTGTTGACTGTAAATTAGCTGAGATGAGTCTTATATTTTTGCACAGATTGAAAGAGGAGACTCGCTGCATAAATACAGGACATTTTCAGGGTGTGTATCATGATGGGACATAAATATGCTTTCAGCAACGAGGCACCAGACATTAAGCATTTTTAACCGTTAACCAACCACACTACATACAGCACATACAAGGAGGTAGCCCACATTTTTATGGCTGTCTATCTGTTGtaaatttttgttttgatttcagTGTAAACtgctttttatctttattttattttttacaatatcAAGTAGTCGTGTATTaatgaatgtctgtgtgtgggaaTCAGGTCATTCATCGTGTTAAGCTTcagtaataaatacattttagtttaaCACACCTGTTGCTTATAATGGGCCCAAATGCTAAGTTACTGTACAGAAAACAGCGGTGATAAAGTAGTTTTTGTCCCGTTGGAGACACTAAGTGACACTAAGACACAGTTTAGGGACAAACACTAGATCCATGGCATCGTTCAGACCAGTATCGACATGTTCTTGACTAACTAGTAAATCTTAAGGTGTAATATAGGAATAGTTGAAATAACTGGTTATTTACTCTCTACAAAGACCAAATGGTCAGAACTTTTAAGGCcaaatttgtttctttttgacagACACTACTACAGAGGCATGATTTGTCCTGTTGTGTTTTAAACCCTTAAGGTCTGACCAAAAATGTTTCTACTTGAAGCAGCTGCTTCAGCAGTTATGGCATTATTACTTAATCTGGAGACTCTGTATTTATGGCTTGCTCGCCAACCAACGAGTAGCTACTACCAGAGACATTTGTGGAAAAATACTACAAACCAGAAATGgggaaaatgtatatttgtttgTCCTTTTACCCATCAAaggtcagctaacgttagccgtcATATGCTAACTGGGCATACCAGGACAAAAACAGCTGCAGAACCCCCACATTTAACACTAACATAATAATGACGTTATTGTGGATTAGGCATTTTATCGCTACTCTGTTCTACTTTCAATTTGTACAATGGAATTGTGTCAATTCCTCCTGGAGGCGTCGAGCGCGAAGCCTGGTTGTCCAGGTTCCCTCGCCGGCGGCCGTGTTAGCATTTCGCACGGGCTAATTATTAGCATGCTACAATGGCTAACATGCTGTGGCTAATAGGAGAGCTAACAGAGAAAAGTCTGACCCTCGGTGTAACTAATATCCAGACAAAAGAAGGGCTTGACAAAAtgagctgtttttgttttcactgttgcAGAAGAGGAATGTTGGATTTCTGTCTTTGAGAGACAAATTGCCACTTGTTTGAGAACTGACATCTTGTCAAATGTCGAGAAACCTTGCCATGTCTTCGCTGTTAGCTTCTGTAGTGGATTTGGTAAATGAGGAAGCCAAGCCTTCTCAATGAGGCTTGACAAATATTCAACATTGAACATTGTACACTCCAATAAAAGGttgatatttacatatttttgttttgggttCTACCTTCACAGcttgttttaattttcttccCAAAGCTTTTcgctatttttgttttagaaaaaGAGACTGCGATCCTGATAGTTAACGTCCACGGGCGTTTGTGTGCGAGAGCAAAATTATGTGTGTCAAGTTTATAATCCCAACATGGCCATCTGTTTGCCAACTTGTGTGCGTGAGTATGAGACAAACACAGGCCTCGTCAACTGGAATGAACAGACAGGCGGGGAAGTTTGACAGATCTGGGAACAGCTGAGCAGCGGATTATCACAGCCTTTACAGCTCCCAGTCCATCCACCGAGTCGGGTAGAAAGGAGTCGGGACACCCGTGTTTCTCTTTGGGAGTGTGCACAGACATGAGATGAGCGCGTCCTCCTCTCAAcaatcattttacattacattacattacaggtcatttagcagacgcttttatccaaagcgacttacattacactttaaacccatggctttttcacatttttgcccggggagcaattaggggttaagtgtcttgctcagggacacttcgacatggaacattgGGCAGCCTGGAAGCAGCCTGGAAGCCTTTTAGAAGCCACCACAAGACTTGCCACCATCACAATAATGACACAATAAACAACATTTCCGTGTCTCcacggttttattttttagcagATGGTCAGCTGACGCCGTGAATCAGTTTTGTGAGCGGGATAACCGCAGGTATGACGCTTTCCACTTGTGGTAGCTCACTTCCATAGAAGTGCCAAACGAGACAAACGGTACCCACCTGCACTCAAACAGGCATTAATGAAATCGCCACTACTAAAAACTCATTGTTTACTCATCGgtttgtggaagttgttggATTTGTATTACCTTTAATGCAAAAATGCCTTCTTTTACACTCGCACATAGAAACCTTAAATAATTGTGggcatttgacaaaaaaatattgtttcttTAACGATTTAGCCAGGTGTCCTTAAGCTAAGTAGAAAATTAGTCAATTAATTGCAAAATTGCCCTGTTTATGTATGATAGATTATATCACATTATAGGATCTGTAGTCATTTTAAAATTAGCACTGGAATATATTGTGAATCGGTAACAAAGCACGCATCCATTGGGGAGGAATGTAAAGGTCAAAGGGCGTGAGAGCTGCGATTGAGGAGCTGTAGCATTTACTGTAGGTCGGTGTTAAAGGAACGTGTGTTAACTTGTTGACATTTGTTTGTTATCATCAAAACCTCGTTCCACAATCTAATTTCCGTGTGAGCGTGATGCAGAGGCCTCATTTACGAGCGGAAACGTCCCTCCGTTGAATGAAAGGATCTTCTGGGAGGGTCCCCCATTGACCGTCTGACAGATGTGACAAAGTGCAGTGCTCGAGTAGGAAGCCTCATTCTCAGGACACTTGTTCTAAGGAATGCATCTTGCATGCTGAGCTGCTTGACTCGGCAGGGCTGATGAGTGTGTACTACATTTGGGGGAGCTTAACTCAGCTGTGTCTTGTTTACGGTTGGA
This window contains:
- the LOC120817192 gene encoding actin nucleation-promoting factor WASL isoform X1 yields the protein MSGHPSQRRQANVGSMQLTPQENECLFNHLGRKCISLSAAVVQVFTAERNSSWNKRCCGVACLIKDNPLRSYFIRVLDIKDGKILFEQELYINFNINPTKAYFITFAGDAYQVGLNFAHEEEAKRFHGHVIDLLGKRQRKSEKRRDPPNGPTLPMATVDIKSPEISNAQRFHNSQVNNIVHSSFQKREKKGKAKKKRLTKADIGTPSNFQHVGHVGWDPNTGFDLNNLDPELKSLFDMCGISEAQLKDKETSRAIYDFIEKKGGVEAVKNELRREGPPRWIAPPPPPSRGGPPPPPPHHSSAPPPPPPARGRGAPPPPPPSRAPISAPPPPPPSRPGMSAPPPPPSRSSLPPPPPPAHASISVAPPPPPPPPSFSNPSSAGAPPPPPPPPPPPGPPPPGPMLPPQANGGDGGPPSISPGALLSQIREGANLKKVEPKERPTSTGTGRDALLDQIRQGTKLKARDDNTDSTPSPAAASAGIVGALMEVMQKRSKAIHSSDEDDNDDDDEDFEDDDEWED
- the LOC120817192 gene encoding actin nucleation-promoting factor WASL isoform X3, with the translated sequence MSGHPSQRRQANVGSMQLTPQENECLFNHLGRKCISLSAAVVQVFTAERNSSWNKRCCGVACLIKDNPLRSYFIRVLDIKDGKILFEQELYINFNINPTKAYFITFAGDAYQVGLNFAHEEEAKRFHGHVIDLLGKRQRKSGPTLPMATVDIKSPEISNAQRFHNSQVNNIVHSSFQKREKKGKAKKKRLTKADIGTPSNFQHVGHVGWDPNTGFDLNNLDPELKSLFDMCGISEAQLKDKETSRAIYDFIEKKGGVEAVKNELRREGPPRWIAPPPPPSRGGPPPPPPHHSSAPPPPPPARGRGAPPPPPPSRAPISAPPPPPPSRPGMSAPPPPPSRSSLPPPPPPAHASISVAPPPPPPPPSFSNPSSAGAPPPPPPPPPPPGPPPPGPMLPPQANGGDGGPPSISPGALLSQIREGANLKKVEPKERPTSTGTGRDALLDQIRQGTKLKARDDNTDSTPSPAAASAGIVGALMEVMQKRSKAIHSSDEDDNDDDDEDFEDDDEWED
- the LOC120817192 gene encoding actin nucleation-promoting factor WASL isoform X2, with the protein product MSGHPSQRRQANVGSMQLTPQENECLFNHLGRKCISLSAAVVQVFTAERNSSWNKRCCGVACLIKDNPLRSYFIRVLDIKDGKILFEQELYINFNINPTKAYFITFAGDAYQVGLNFAHEEEAKRFHGHVIDLLGKRQRKSEKRRDPPNGPTLPMATVDIKSPEISNAQRFHNSQVNNIVHSSFQKREKKGKAKKKRLTKADIGTPSNFQHVGHVGWDPNTGFDLNNLDPELKSLFDMCGISEAQLKDKETSRAIYDFIEKKGGVEAVKNELRREAPPPPPSRGGPPPPPPHHSSAPPPPPPARGRGAPPPPPPSRAPISAPPPPPPSRPGMSAPPPPPSRSSLPPPPPPAHASISVAPPPPPPPPSFSNPSSAGAPPPPPPPPPPPGPPPPGPMLPPQANGGDGGPPSISPGALLSQIREGANLKKVEPKERPTSTGTGRDALLDQIRQGTKLKARDDNTDSTPSPAAASAGIVGALMEVMQKRSKAIHSSDEDDNDDDDEDFEDDDEWED
- the LOC120817192 gene encoding actin nucleation-promoting factor WASL isoform X4, whose translation is MSGHPSQRRQANVGSMQLTPQENECLFNHLGRKCISLSAAVVQVFTAERNSSWNKRCCGVACLIKDNPLRSYFIRVLDIKDGKILFEQELYINFNINPTKAYFITFAGDAYQVGLNFAHEEEAKRFHGHVIDLLGKRQRKSGPTLPMATVDIKSPEISNAQRFHNSQVNNIVHSSFQKREKKGKAKKKRLTKADIGTPSNFQHVGHVGWDPNTGFDLNNLDPELKSLFDMCGISEAQLKDKETSRAIYDFIEKKGGVEAVKNELRREAPPPPPSRGGPPPPPPHHSSAPPPPPPARGRGAPPPPPPSRAPISAPPPPPPSRPGMSAPPPPPSRSSLPPPPPPAHASISVAPPPPPPPPSFSNPSSAGAPPPPPPPPPPPGPPPPGPMLPPQANGGDGGPPSISPGALLSQIREGANLKKVEPKERPTSTGTGRDALLDQIRQGTKLKARDDNTDSTPSPAAASAGIVGALMEVMQKRSKAIHSSDEDDNDDDDEDFEDDDEWED